From Sardina pilchardus chromosome 9, fSarPil1.1, whole genome shotgun sequence, a single genomic window includes:
- the mxra8a gene encoding matrix remodeling-associated protein 8a codes for MKPAHLHRAPRVLLLTHVLAALVTAALGQSDGTSVVVAMYNMSAPSGGEALLQCHSQRMVWTQDRVKDRQRVVHWDLFRTAPDYAMERVLDMFSAGDQRIYNAYNKNRISMPKSAFTDGNFSLVIKDVVQSDKGLYSCNLHHHYCHLYESIKVQLNVTKVARKERKFWDGEKAVFVVLLGSTVVLPCVNRRSIWTDGGGEEQQQVVHWDRQAPGVRHDRADRLVDLYASGERRLYGPHFLRQRMNITNDAFAHGDFSLRVAQLTAADQGLYSCHLHHHYCGLHERRIFRLTVTPALPTHTHTHTHTPAPAPAPAPVPAQPSSPPQALPNEDPNSGVVEGPRVINVILPDQRGHFLQQLGYILATLLLLALVLLAIVLLTRRRKGTVLEYDPRKMEKSHATTIDLEMVATEMKSNQDEPKLDYKNNLLKEKAELTKMCSPKAIDLDKEMAKCSY; via the exons ATGAAGCCCGCACACCTGCATCGCGCACCCAGAGTGCTGTTATTGACACACG TTCTGGCTGCCCTGGTCACAGCAG ctcttGGCCAGTCTGACGGCACCAGTGTGGTGGTGGCCATGTACAACATGAGCGCCCCCTCTGGCGGGGAGGCGCTACTGCAGTGCCACAGCCAGCGCATGGTGTGGACGCAGGACCGCGTGAAGGACCGGCAGCGCGTGGTCCATTGGGACCTGTTCCGCACGGCACCGGACTACGCCATGGAGCGCGTTCTAGACATGTTCTCCGCAGGGGACCAGCGCATCTACAACGCCTACAACAAGAACCGCATCAGCATGCCCAAGAGCGCCTTCACAGACGGAAACTTCTCCCTGGTCATCAAgg atgttGTCCAAAGTGATAAAGGGCTCTACAGTTGCAACCTGCATCATCACTACTGCCATTTGTATGAGTCCATTAAAGTCCAGCTCAACGTCACCAAAGTAG cgcgTAAGGAGCGTAAGTTCTGGGACGGGGAGAAGGCGGTGTTTGTGGTTCTGCTGGGTTCCACGGTGGTTCTGCCGTGCGTGAACCGGCGCAGCATCTGGACGGACGGCGGCggtgaggagcagcagcaggtggtGCACTGGGACCGGCAGGCTCCCGGCGTCCGACACGACCGCGCCGACCGCCTCGTGGACCTCTACGCGTCCGGCGAGAGACGCCTCTACGGCCCGCACTTCCTACGCCAACGCATGAACATCACGAACGACGCCTTCGCACACGGAGACTTCTCCCTCAGGgtggcccag ctgACCGCTGCTGACCAGGGCCTGTACTCCTGCCACCTGCACCACCACTACTGCGGCCTGCACGAGAGACGCATCTTCAGACTGACCGTCACACCGgcgctgcccacacacacacacacacacacacacactcctgctcctgctcctgctcctgctcctgttccTGCTCAGCCTAGTAGCCCGCCACAAGCCCTGCCCAACGAGGACCCca actcggGCGTGGTGGAGGGTCCGCGGGTCATCAACGTGATCCTGCCGGACCAGCGAGGTCACTTCCTGCAGCAGCTGGGCTACATCCTGGCcacgctcctcctcctcgccctcgTGCTGCTCGCCATCGTGCTGCTCACACGCCGCCGCAagggcacag tTCTGGAGTATGACCCTCGCAAGATGGAGAA aAGTCACGCGACCACTATTGACCTTGAGATGGTTGCCACGGAAATGAAGAGCAATCAGGATGAGCCGAAACTTG ACTACAAAAACAACCTGCTGAAGGAGAAAGCAGAACTGACCAAAATGTGCTCCCCAAAGGCCATTGACCTGGACAAAG agATGGCGAAGTGCTCGTACTGA